In Armatimonadota bacterium, the following are encoded in one genomic region:
- a CDS encoding chemotaxis protein CheX, whose translation MKVEYVNPFVEAACSVLEHVSGTLVKPGDLCLLGNPFGAASINIATRVEGTLCGIVVHSMAGLTARQLVSRITGKQCQGVGRVMGAGLTQLGMMFVEVASRTLAKYGYRCGLSSPTIFHGLNVEFMSESPALSIPLETGAGEVNVSVAVRGNE comes from the coding sequence TTAACCCATTTGTAGAGGCAGCATGTTCCGTGTTGGAGCATGTTTCGGGCACATTAGTCAAGCCTGGTGATTTGTGCCTGCTTGGAAACCCTTTTGGTGCTGCTAGCATCAACATAGCCACAAGAGTTGAAGGAACCCTTTGCGGCATTGTGGTTCATAGCATGGCGGGTTTGACGGCTCGGCAGCTTGTAAGCCGCATAACCGGAAAGCAGTGCCAGGGCGTTGGCAGGGTGATGGGCGCAGGCTTAACCCAGCTTGGAATGATGTTTGTTGAGGTAGCTAGCAGGACGCTAGCGAAATACGGCTATCGCTGTGGACTCAGCAGCCCTACCATTTTCCATGGGCTGAATGTGGAGTTCATGTCTGAATCGCCTGCTTTGAGTATACCGCTAGAGACGGGAGCTGGCGAGGTGAATGTGAGTGTGGCGGTGAGAGGTAATGAGTAA
- a CDS encoding TIGR02530 family flagellar biosynthesis protein has protein sequence MSKITPGIQIERSNIERPVPIRHGKANHGGFASALAKESERLEGLKISSHAQKRLNSSNVALSESDIRRIDGAVQRASEKGANQSLIMLDNLALIVSVKNRVVITAIDEARNKEGIFTNIDSVVIA, from the coding sequence ATGAGTAAAATCACTCCAGGAATACAAATAGAACGCTCAAATATAGAGAGACCTGTGCCGATTCGACATGGTAAAGCAAATCATGGTGGTTTTGCTTCGGCATTGGCTAAAGAAAGTGAGCGTCTGGAAGGGTTGAAGATTTCCTCGCATGCCCAAAAAAGGCTCAACTCCTCAAACGTTGCTTTGTCGGAGTCGGATATTCGGCGCATTGATGGGGCTGTTCAGCGCGCCAGTGAAAAGGGCGCAAATCAGTCGCTAATAATGCTTGATAATCTGGCTCTTATTGTGAGTGTCAAAAATCGCGTCGTCATTACAGCAATTGATGAGGCTCGCAACAAAGAGGGAATCTTCACGAACATAGACAGCGTGGTAATCGCTTAA